A section of the Salmo trutta chromosome 4, fSalTru1.1, whole genome shotgun sequence genome encodes:
- the LOC115191766 gene encoding uncharacterized protein LOC115191766, with amino-acid sequence MRLREKCLDERTNHTLKTAMGKSLDGFQEWWEGNLKFILFAQNSSVQASRELTLSPAVWTGAAAVWTGAAAVWTGAAAVWTGAAAVWTGAAAVWTGAAAVWTGAAAVWTGAAAVWTGAAAITETPPDVEVVETDQKALEDHLQARTEKDVEVFDQVTLNMDKAQEKQKESYRRKIKEGTKSLDIRANDLVWKKDERKARPGKPCCSFAPCWVRCLLRDHPLPPSSTPLT; translated from the exons ATGCGGCTCAGGGAAAAAT gtTTGGATGAGCGGACCAACCACACCCTCAAGACTGCCATGGGCAAGTCCCTTGACGGGTTCCAGGAATGGTGGGAGGGGAACCTGAAGTTCATTCTCTTTGCACAGAACAGCAGCGTCCAGGCCTCCAGAGAACTCACCCTATCGCCTGCTGTATGGACTGGAGCTGCAGCTGTATGGACTGGAGCTGCAGCTGTATGGACTGGAGCTGCAGCTGTATGGACTGGAGCTGCAGCTGTATGGACTGGAGCTGCAGCTGTATGGACTGGAGCTGCAGCTGTATGGACTGGCGCTGCAGCTGTATGGACTGGCGCTGCAGCTGTATGGACTGGCGCTGCAGCT ATCACTGAAACTCCACCTGATGTGGAAGTTGTGGAAACAGATCAGAAGGCCTTGGAGGACCACCTTCAGGCACGGACTGAGAAGGATGTGGAGGtttttgaccag GTGACATTGAACATGGACAAGGCacaggagaaacagaaggagagctACCGGAGGAAAATCAAGGAGGGGACCAAGAGCTTAGACATCCGGGCGAATGACTTGGTTTGGAAGAAGGACGAAAGGAAGGCGAGACCTGGGAAACCTTGCTGCTCTTTCGCTCCTTGCTGGGTTCGCTGTCTGTTAAG GGACCATCCCTTACCTCCCTCATCAACCCCACTGACATAA
- the LOC115191764 gene encoding probable E3 ubiquitin-protein ligase HERC6: MFCWGDGSSGQFGLNFENVSVPTAGNIFSDKVTEITCGEQHTLFLTVDGRILSCGRNSKGQLGRQKNRDSILPTPVEGLGAVVSVACGQDHSVAVCASGQVYSWGAGGEGQLGIAPTTVSKVPRPRPVPIPSPLPITVIQVACGNSHSLALTKGGQVFSWGLNSHGQLGLGKGVPLQPIPALVRSLTGVPVTQVAAGGTHTLALTLPGLVYCCGANRAGQLGLNRVDEKGRFNICAVPALRVLGVSFISCGEAHSAVLTKGGQVFTFGEGSRGQLGHNASANELLPKLVEGMDGLVSQIACGSHHTLVLASSGQLWAFGSGVKGQLGTGITEGSLRPTSVLLKRAPGGTATVTHNDMKISVGWNSNFIYTAESSEREQPIGRLDKAKLQKWLTMEQGNAEAEREISLMFSTSSSLVASFTKASEIPQAAGALTVDLEAASQVFDQLLNIPWIRKAVNIVPLVEHLCFSAAIIKSPEIFLILPTISLLHEDHNVMNMVMTLAVFINNHLNETAMKTLKDWWSSSLEPSIMTKHILMWKNALSFLLRNGLLVTHNPGVKLLLQLLKPLHKANKRAGRIQKVPASTFYVEEIIGNVIPWEDVKLWRIWSTREDTEETPVIFCRFPFVLNLICKMAVFNIHAHFTKEVHKLTHRLTVMCPPGTFTNDPESPPAPVFQLTLRRPSLIEDTFRQLGAADHDYFKRELVVQFVEDMKLSLVNKRDFFLHVFEELLAAESEMFMYNDTKTLVWFPAKPRVEEKSYFLFGVLCGMALYNHNIVHLPFPLALFKKMVGVKPSLEDLREFDPVVGGSLRYLLEDYTDDDVEENLDMTFTVIWDDQKVELDPKETGKPVTSTNKKQFVDAYVNLAFNRSVEKVFEEFRRGFFKVCDRDVVELFQPEELRGVMVGKEDYDWDTLKQNTVYDGEYHARHPNIVTFWEAFEELTDKQKKAFLLFLTGCDRVPILGMDKIQMTVAVLQNSTELHFPESLTCHFLLLLPIYPSKEMLLARLKEACAHNRGFWKE, encoded by the exons ATGTTCTGCTGGGGAGACGGTTCGAGTGGACAGTTTGGTCTAAACTTTGAGAATGTGTCTGTTCCTACAGCAGGGAATATATTCTCTGATAAAGTCACAGAAATTACTTGTGGGGAGCAACACACTTTATTTCTCACGGTAGATGGCAGGATCCTATCATGCGGGCGCAACTCAAAGGGACAACTTGGTAGACAGAAGAACAGAGATTCAATACTACCAA CCCCAGTGGAGGGTCTGGGGGCAGTGGTCTCTGTGGCTTGTGGTCAGGACCACTCTGTAGCTGTGTGCGCATCAGGACAGGTCTACTCCTGGGGGGCAGGGGGTGAGGGACAGCTGGGCATCGCCCCTACTACTGTCTCCAAAGTCCCCAGGCCAAG ACCAGTTCCAATACCTTCACCCTTGCCGATAACAGTGATACAGGTTGCTTGTGGAAATTCCCATTCTTTGGCCTTGACTAAAG GAGGACAGGTGTTCTCATGGGGTCTTAACAGTCATGGACAGCTGGGCCTGGGGAAGGGAGTCCCTCTGCAGCCCATACCTGCCCTGGTGCGCTCCCTCACAGGGGTCCCAGTGACCCAGGTAGCAGCCGGAGGAACCCACACTCTGGCCCTCACCCTCCCAGGCCTGGTCTACTGCTGTGGGGCGAACAGGGCTGGGCAGCTGGGACTCAACCGTGTGGATGAGAAAG GCCGGTTCAACATCTGTGCTGTGCCTGCTCTCAGAGTCTTGGGGGTTTCCTTCATCAGCTGTGGAGAGGCACATTCTGCTGTTCTCACCAAG GGTGGACAGGTGTTCACCTTTGGAGAGGGAAGCCGAGGCCAGCTTGGGCACAACGCCTCAGCTAACGAACTCCTACCCAAACTGGTAGAGGGTATGGATGGACTGGTCTCACAGATAGCATGTGGCAG CCATCACACCCTGGTGCTGGCGTCCTCAGGTCAACTCTGGGCCTTTGGCAGTGGGGTCAAAGGTCAGCTAGGGACTGGCATTACGGAGGGCAGCTTGCGACCCACCTCAGTACTGCTGAAAAGGGCTCCTGGTGGGACAGCGACAGTCACACACAACG acatgAAGATATCAGTGGGATGGAATTCAAACTTCATTTACACTGCTGAG AGTTCTGAAAGAGAACAGCCAATCGGGAGGTTAGATAAAGCCAAGCTGCAAAAATGGCTGACGATGGAGCAAGGAAATGCAGAGGCGGAAAG AGAAATATCCTTGATGTTCTCAACAAGTTCAAGTCTTGTGGCAAGTTTCACCAAAGCCAG TGAGATTCCACAAGCAGCAGGAGCTTTGACAGTGGACCTAGAGGCTGCTAGCCAAGTTTTCGACCAGCTACTGAACATACCTTGGATTAGGAAAGCA GTCAACATTGTGCCACTGGTGGAACATCTTTGCTTTTCTGCAGCTATCATCAAGTCACCAGAGATTTTTCTGATACTACCCACAATCTCTCTTCTCCACGAGGACCACAACGTCATGAACATGGTCATGACTTTAGCAGTATTTATCAACAACCATCTGAACGAAACGGCCATGAAAACTTTAA AAGACTGGTGGTCGTCGTCACTGGAGCCTTCCATCATGACTAAGCACATTCTGATGTGGAAGAATGCCCTGTCATTCCTGCTGAGGAACGGTCTTCTGGTTACCCACAACCCTGGAGTCAAACTCTTGCTACAACTCCTCAAGCCGCTCCACAAA GCAAACAAAAGGGCTGGAAGAATCCAGAAAGTTCCAGCCAGTACCTTTTATGTGGAAGAGATCATCGGTAACGTCATTCCTTGGGAGGACGTGAAGCTTTGGCGTATTTGGTCAACAAGGGAG GATACGGAGGAGACACCTGTCATCTTCTGCCGTTTCCCATTTGTGTTGAATCTGATATGCAAGATGGCTGTTTTCAACATTCATGCACATTTTACAAAG GAGGTTCACAAACTCACCCACCGGCTAACAGTGATGTGTCCTCCTGGAACGTTCACAAACGACCCAGAATCTCCCCCTGCTCCAGTCTTCCAGTTGACCTTAAGGCGCCCGTCACTCATCGAAGACACCTTCAGACAACTGGGTGCTGCAGATCATGATTACTTCAAGAGAGAACTTgtg GTGCAGTTTGTGGAGGACATGAAGCTGTCGCTCGTCAACAAAAGGGACTTTTTCCTCCATGTGTTTGAAGAGCTGTTGGCAGCAGAGTCTGAGATGTTCATGTACAACGACACCAAGACACTGGTCTGGTTCCCTGCCAAG CCCAGAGTGGAGgaaaagagctacttcctgtttGGTGTCTTGTGTGGCATGGCCCTGTACAACCACAACATTGTACACCTGCCCTTCCCTCTGGCCCTGTTCAAGAAGATGGTGGGGGTCAAGCCCTCACTGGAGGACCTGAGAGAGTTTGACCCTGTTGTGGGAGG GAGTTTGCGGTACCTCTTGGAGGACTACACTGATGATGATGTTGAAGAAAACCTGGACATGACCTTCACC GTGATCTGGGATGACCAGAAGGTGGAGCTTGATCCCAAAGAAACAGGAAAACCAGTCACAAGTACTAACAA GAAGCAGTTTGTTGATGCCTACGTGAACCTTGCCTTCAACCGATCAGTGGAGAAGGTGTTTGAAGAGTTCAGGAGAGGCTTCTTCAAGGTGTGTGACAGGGACGTGGTGGAGTTGTTCCAGCCTGAGGAGCTCAGGGGAGTCATGGTGGGGAAAGAGGACTACGACTGGGACACGCTCAAACAG AACACTGTGTATGATGGAGAGTACCATGCCAGACATCCCAACATCGTCACATTCTGGGAGGCTTTTGAGGAACTGACAGACAAACAAAAGAAAGCTTTTCTCC TGTTCCTGACGGGCTGTGATCGCGTTCCTATCCTGGGCATGGACAAGATCCAGATGACTGTGGCAGTCCTGCAAAACTCTACTGAACTACATTTCCCAGAATCCCTTACCTGCCACTTCCTACTGCTGCTGcccatctacccctccaaggaGATGCTGCTGGCCAGGCTCAAAGAGGCATGTGCCCACAACAGAGGCTTCTGGAAGGAGTAA
- the LOC115191765 gene encoding probable E3 ubiquitin-protein ligase HERC3, whose amino-acid sequence MFSWGENTRDGFGLEKANTDGCVNFKHMKPPITHLSAGHKVVAFIRNNGKQVSVARMQEDKDGRRITGKLKDVECREKILALSCSDAHIILLSEEGRVFCLTQSSNVPRPVGNLNQVIQVACGEQHSIALTQDGKVFTWGQNSSGQLGLGKGEPSTLSPQPVKSLSGIPLAQITAGGDHSFALSLSGAVFGWGKNSAGQLGLGDTIDRPAPAPVDCLNLKKTITVSCGVEHTAVLTKGGLVFTFGSGRYGQLGHNSLRNELRPRLVAELWGAKVTQIACGRNHTLAFVGSFKKIYSFGRGEQGQLGNGVKMDQSVPLPVQLPQDCIDDHQIEQTFAGGNHSFALCSSAKESGNGLNDSHLGKVTQTLDNDIINRWISECDSKSWKKKIQKEITKTFSSASCLNGSFLDKSHDKHYQTSLKHSGVDLSSARLAFKKLAEKAKVLAKVEDVVQRILLPSLSKDPIGVEGLRVYLIIPELLRVLLKQQRGIDVTEAFAAAILRLNPDKFQVLVSLWSTLPNKFFRTVVKTFHSVSPEYFCMLEKKGYAVNKQFEGTVKVMERLYEVNCNRHIKISASNFHVNRANRMLENMLNTFAYNDYRKLSEDFFYSFHRQSCVFNIEAKYLVYQLEWKYRVVLCGPLDFCIPTIHVNREKALEDAFQHLRQSGHNFTMPLKVEFEAENGVDQGGVSLEFFRLLGRELLTMEPKTLEVYESGLAWFTTDDGGINDEFYLLGLLCGKALINKCVLNLCFPLALFKKLLGLTTTLDDLKELSPSEASCLQYVLDEDEVEALDLVFMDKGQELIPNGEELPVTMVNRKKYVDLYVDMKLNKLVQSQFADFEKGFHKGCPIQAWRMFLPEELMTLLQGDDNYEWDKMRENAKYQGYRPTDDIIQNFWIVFMEFSEEQKKKFLTFLTGTDRLPRGLSLSKLQMQITSMGSTDADEYYPKAQTCSVTLCLPNYSSIDILREKLLHAITHCDVFGDL is encoded by the exons ATGTTTTCGTGGGGAGAGAACACCCGTGATGGCTTCGGTTTGGAAAAGGCGAACACAGACGGTTGCGTAAATTTCAAACACATGAAACCTCCAATTACGCATCTTTCTGCAGGTCATAAAGTGGTCGCGTTCATCAGAAATAATGGGAAACAAGTGTCCGTCGCTCGGATGCAAGAGGACAAAGATGGGAGAAGGATCACAGGAAAACTGA AGGATGTGGAGTGCAGGGAGAAGATTCTGGCTCTGAGTTGCAGCGATGCCCATATTATTTTACTGTCTGAAGAGGGCCGAGTTTTCTGCCTCACCCAATCATCCAATGTTCCCAG ACCAGTGGGTAACTTGAATCAGGTAATTCAGGTTGCATGTGGAGAACAGCATTCCATTGCACTAACCCAAG ATGGTAAAGTGTTCACGTGGGGCCAGAACTCCAGCGGTCAGCTGGGTTTGGGGAAGGGAGAGCCCAGCACCTTGTCTCCCCAGCCTGTCAAGTCTCTGTCAGGGATCCCCCTGGCTCAGATCACCGCTGGGGGAGACCACAGTTTCGCCCTGTCCCTCTCTGGAGCCGTGTTCGGCTGGGGCAAGAACAGTGCCGGGCAGCTGGGACTGGGGGACACAATAG ACAGACCTGCTCCAGCTCCTGTTGATTGCCTGAATCTAAAGAAGACCATTACTGTTTCCTGTGGAGTGGAGCATACTGCCGTTCTGACAAAG GGAGGTTTAGTGTTCACGTTTGGTTCGGGTCGATATGGACAGCTTGGACACAACTCTCTCAGAAATGAACTACGACCTCGACTGGTGGCCGAACTCTGGGGGGCAAAGGTGACCCAGATAGCGTGTGGAAG AAACCATACATTGGCGTTTGTGGGCTCCTTCAAAAAGATCTACTCATTTGGGCGTGGAGAGCAAGGGCAGCTGGGAAATGGAGTCAAGATGGATCAGTCTGTGCCTCTGCCAGTACAGCTACCACAGG ACTGCATTGATGACCATCAAATTGAACAAACCTTTGCTGGAGGAAACCATTCTTTTGCCTTGTGCAGCTCCGCTAAG GAATCAGGAAACGGGTTGAATGACTCCCATCTCGgaaaagtgactcaaacattaGACAATGACATAATTAACAGATGGATCTCGGAATGTGACTCAAAATCATGGAAGAAGAAGATACAGAA GGAAATCACAAAAACGTTCTCTTCTGCGTCATGTTTAAATGGGAGCTTCCTGGACAAAAG TCATGATAAACACTACCAAACCTCACTGAAGCACTCTGGCGTGGACTTGTCATCTGCCCGACTGGCTTTTAAAAAGCTTGCAGAAAAGGCCAAAGTCCTGGCTAAG GTTGAAGATGTCGTCCAGCGCATACTCCTTCCCTCCCTGAGTAAGGATCCCATTGGGGTGGAGGGTCTGAGGGTGTACCTCATCATCCCTGAGCTCCTGAGGGTTCTCCTAAAACAACAACGTGGCATAGATGTTACTGAGGCCTTCGCTGCTGCCATCCTCAGACTGAACCCAGACAAGTTCCAGGTCCTTG TGAGCCTATGGTCGACACTTCCAAACAAGTTCTTCAGAACTGTGGTGAAAACATTCCATTCTGTGTCACCAGAGTATTTCTGTATGTTGGAAAAGAAGGGCTATGCTGTTAATAAACAATTTGAAGGGACTGTAAAGGTTATGGAGAGGCTATATGAG GTCAATTGCAACAGACACATCAAAATTTCGGCAAGCAATTTCCACGTCAACCGAGCCAATCGTATGCTTGAGAAT ATGCTCAACACATTTGCATATAATGACTACAGAAAACTTTCTGAG GACTTCTTTTATTCATTTCACCGGCAGTCCTGCGTCTTCAACATAGAGGCTAAATATCTAGTTTATCAATTGGAATGGAAGTACAGA GTTGTCCTCTGTGGACCTTTAGACTTTTGTATCCCTACAATACATGTGAACAGAGAGAAAGCACTGGAAGATGCTTTCCAGCACCTTCGACAAAGTGGGCACAACTTCACAATGCCTTTGAAG GTGGAGTTTGAAGCAGAGAATGGTGTTGATCAAGGTGGTGTTTCACTGGAATTCTTCAGGCTCCTGGGGAGGGAACTTCTCACAATGGAACCAAAGACACTGGAGGTTTACGAGTCTGGACTTGCATGGTTCACAACAGAT GATGGCGGTATCAATGACGAATTCTACTTACTTGGGCTGCTCTGTGGGAAGGCCCTGATAAATAAGTGTGTTCTGAACCTCTGCTTCCCTCTGGCTCTCTTCAAGAAGCTTCTGGGTTTGACTACAACATTGGATGACCTTAAAGAGTTGTCTCCATCTGAAGCAAG CTGCTTGCAGTATGTGTTGGATGAAGATGAGGTTGAAGCGCTGGATTTGGTTTTCATG GATAAAGGGCAAGAACTGATACCAAATGGAGAGGAGCTCCCAGTTACCATGGTCAACAG GAAGAAATATGTTGACTTGTACGTTGACATGAAGCTCAACAAGTTGGTGCAGAGCCAGTTTGCAGACTTTGAGAAAGGCTTCCACAAAGGCTGCCCTATACAGGCATGGAGGATGTTTCTACCTGAGGAGCTGATGACACTTCTACAAGGAGATGACAACTACGAGTGGGACAAGATGAGAGAG AATGCCAAGTATCAAGGATATAGGCCCACCGATGACATCATCCAGAACTTCTGGATAGTTTTCATGGAGTTCTCTGAGGAGCAAAAGAAGAAGTTCTTAA CTTTTCTGACTGGAACGGACAGACTGCCCAGAGGACTTAGTCTCTCTAAACTGCAGATGCAAATCACGTCTATGGGCAGTACTGATGCTGATGAATATTATCCGAAAGCACAAACCTGCTCTGTGACGTTATGCCTCCCTAACTACAGCAGTATCGACATTCTGCGGGAGAAACTTCTCCATGCGATCACCCACTGTGACGTGTTTGGAGATTTGTGA